The sequence AGGAAATCCTCGTAGGTGAGAACCAGGGCAGCATCGCATGCGACCTGCACCGCCGTCCGTATGACCTTTCTATCAGGGGGCTCCGCTATCCTGTCGACTACATTGTCGGCGTTGCGACGCACCCGGCAGCGCGCATGAGAGGGTACGCCAAGGAGCTCATCCGCGGCGAATTCCACCTCGCGCTGAAAGAAGACAAGCCCTTCGTCATCCTGATGCCGTCGGCCGCTTCCTTCTACCTGCCGATGGGCTTTGGCTTCTATGCCCACCAGTGGGAAAGAAGCGCAGCACCTGAAAAGCTCGCAGCTCTGGGAAGAAGAGCCGATTCCTGCCGCACGCTCACGAGTTCCAATGACTGGAAAGACCTCGCTTCCATTTACAGAGAATATACAAAGAAGAGAAACGGCTGGGCTTACAGGGACGAAGTATCCTGGGAAAAGCACATCGATGCACAGCTTCTTGAAGGCTATATCGCTGTCACCTATGACAGAAAAGGCCCGTCCGGATACCTTTTCTACACCCTGGACGACAGAAAACTGATCGCCTCTGAAATGGCATTCAAGAACGAAGCAGGACGCAAAGCGCTCTATGCCTTCATGGCAGGGCATCAGGGCTCCGTCGATACCTGCGTATGGTACGAACCGCTTGACGACCACTCCTTCCGCTACTGGCAGGACGGCGCCGAGCATACATATATCAAGAACCGCACATTTTCCTTCATGCTCGGACGCGTCATCGACCCTGTCATCGCCTTTGACGGCCTTCCCTGCAGCAAGGAAATCAAGGGAGAAATCGCATTCCAGCTCATCGACTCCTTCCTTCCTGAAAACAGCGGCATCTACGTCCTCCGCGCCGAGGACGGCAGAATCCATGCCCTGAAGGAAGACGTCTTCTACGATCTGAAATGCCACATCGAAGACATCTCAGGCCTCCGCCTGGGCTCGGTCCCTGATCCCGTATTCAGCATCGACGCAGGAAGCCTCGCTGAACTCTTCATGGGCGCAGCCGACCTCTCCGAACTCGTCGAAGCAGAAAGAGCAACAATTCTTCTCTCTGACGATGAAGCAGCAGAAAAAGCGGTGGACCTCGCCGTAGCCATGCTCCCAAGAGAAAGAAACTGGATCAACGAATGGTTCTAATAAGGATAAAATAAAAGGGGCTGTGACAAAATGGTTAATTATTTTGCCACAGCCCTATTTCAATTGGGATATTCCGTTAAAAGATTATCTAACATTTATAAGCATTGACTTGGTCTGAATACCAAACAACCTCGCTGCGCTCGAAGGAAATGAACCTCCTCAGTCGGCTCCGCCGCCAGCTCCCCCTACGGGGCAAGCTCCGACACCCTTAAACCGAACTTCGTTCGAGAAAAGAAGTCAGCACTTTGGTGGATTTTGTCACAGCCCCTTTTGTCTGATACATTATAAATTTCCTCTATGCACTCCATGGTATAATAAAGGATATTATTTTCCTGTGGTAATGAGAAGAAACGGACATGAGCGAAGAAACGACGGAGAAGGAAGAGCGGAAGTATTTTACTTACATGGTGCGGTGCGCGGACGGGAGTCTTTATACGGGATTCACGGTGGATGATGTGCATCGGCGTGTGGCGGTGCATAATTCCGGGAAGGGCGCGCGGTATACGAGGAGCCGGCTTCCTGTGGTTCTGGCGTGGTATCGCGAGTGGGGGACGGAGCATGAGGCCCGTTCGATGGAATACCGTTTGAAACGTATGAAGAAAGAGGAGAAGGAGGCCATGGCGGCTTCTTTCGGAGAGGAGAAAACGTGAATCCTGCTGTTAGAAGAACGAAGTATTTGACGGAGGCAGCGGCGGCTGCTGCGATTGCGGCACTCCTGGTGCTGCTGAAGCTTTTGGCGCCGTTCCTGGTTTTCGTCACGATGATTGCGGCGGCAGTTCCGATTGCCATCATCTGTGATTTCCATGGCATGAAATGGGGACTTGGCACCTGCGTAGCTGAAGTCCTGATCGTGAATATGTTCGGCGGGCCTGAAATCGGGCTGACGACGGCTTTCTATGCGGCGGCTCTCGGTCTTGCGATGGGGTATGGCTTCCGTCATAAGCTGTCGTATGCAAAGACGCTGAATCTGACGGCGCTTGCCTATATCGTGGAAATGTCGTACAAGATTGTTTTCTCCATTTATATTCTGGGAATCGCGGATGCGCTTTCGTCGATGATCGACCGTCTGGTGACGTTCGTCCGCTGGGCATGGCAGCCGCTGTCTCAGATTTTCGGCTTCGACCCGGATCCCGGCAAGACAGTCTTCACGACGTCCGGCATTATCATGGTGGCTTTGATATTCGTCCTGAATGCATACTGCTATGCGTACCTGAATCTGGAAATCGGGAGCGACATCCTGAAACGCATCAAGGCAGGAAGAAGAGAATGATAAAAATAGAAAAAGAGAGGTCTCGTGATGAGGCTTCTCTTTTTTATTTCCAGATTATCTGTCTCCTGGCTGTCCAGAGGGCGTTTTATCTGTAGCTGTAATTGTTGTAGGGATTTCCATCAGGATACGTGTGGTGGTGGGGCTGTACGTAGGTACCGTCGTTGCGCTGGTAGCCATGGACATAGACATCAGCGGATGCAGTCTGGGCGCCTGCAAAGAGGGCAGTGAAAAGGATTGCTGCTGCGATGAGTTTCTTCATATACTTCTCCTTTGTTGAATCATATGATTCAGAAAATATTCCAGCCTGATAAAAGGAAATTTTTTATTATGGCTAAAATAGAAACGGGTATCTTTTACTATAAGGGGGCTGTCAGGGATTGTCAACGCAGAAAAGCGGCCTGAAACCGTTCTGAAATGGTTCTGCGCTCTTCATTTCTTTCGAAAATATCGGGGAATAAGGCACTTGAAATGGAAATTGTTCTGAATTAACCTGTATAAAGATTTGTTTATTAATTATTTAACATTTTATGGTTAACCTGTAATTTTCGAAGAAGATGCCGCTTTATATTTCGATTTTCTTCCCAAAAATCAATTTTTATACTGTAAAAAAATTACTGGATGGCATATAATAAAATTAAACAAGAGTATCGGTATAAAAATTTAGGGAATGACTATTTTTCCCGGTGATGATGAGAGAAAGAGGGTATAAAGAAAATGACATCCGGCAAGGAAGATTATCTGAAAGCGATTTATCTCATCAGCGAATCCCATGAGCTGGTGACGAACAAGGAACTGTCAAACATGCTCCATGTATCGCCTCCGTCTGTTAGTGAAATGATTACGAAACTGCAGAAGCAGGGGTATGTGGACTATACGGCATACAAGGGCAGCAAGATGACGAGAAAGGGCCGCCGCGAGGCAGGCCGTCTGCTGCGTTATCATTCTCTGTGGGAAGTGTTCCTCGTAGAGAAACTGGATTTCTCCTGGAGCGAGGCACATGAAATCGCAGAGGGTCTGGAACACCAGACGACGGAACCATTGTCTGAAAGACTGGACAATTTCCTGGATCATCCGGTCCACACACCGCGCGGTGATCCGATTCCGAGAAAGGACGGCAGCCGTTCCGGCATTACGCACCGTCTCCTGAGCGATCTGGAAGTGGGCGAGATGAGCCACATCCGCCGTGTCATGGAAGATTACACGCTGATGGATTATGTCCAGGGCAAGAATATCGGCATCGACATGGAAGTGACTGTGAAGGAGAAGGAACCTTACGAAGGTCCGATTCTTCTCTCTACGCCGATCGGGGACATTTCCCTGAGCTACAAGGCAGCACAGCAGATTTTCGTTGACGACGACTAATGAAGTAAAAATAAAAAGGGAGCTGTGACAAAATGTTCAATCATTTTGCTACGGCTCCTTTTTGCTATTGGAATACTCCAGTAAAGGATTATCTAACAAATGTATTTATTGGTTCTATCTGAAAACCTCAAAGGATGCTTCGCCTTTTTAGAAACTGCACCCCTATCGCCCTTCGGGCACTTCCCTCCGTTGGGGGAAGCTCGGCGATGAGAAACAAAAGAAATTAGTTCTTATTTGTTTTGAACTTACATAGCTTCGCTCGAGAACTACTGTATTCCCGGTCTCCGACTGGACCTTCTCCTTCGGAGCAAGGTTAACACCCTGAGCGATGATGCTTCGCCTTTTTAGAAACTACACCCCTTTCGCCCTTCGGGCACTTCCCTCCGTTGGGGGCAGCTCTGCGATGAGAAACAAAAGAAATCAGTTCTTGTTTGTTTTAAACTTATATAGCTTCGCTCGAGAAAAGGGATAAGCAGCGTTTTAACGGATTTTGTCACAGCCCCTTTTTGCATCTAGTGATTTCCTATTTCCTTTTCCCTTGCATTTCCTTCTTCACTTCTGTAAAATAAAAAAAGGGATAATCTTTTACAGATGATCCGGCCCCCATGCGGGGCTTTTTTGTTGCCTGTTTTCCCAGAGGCGGGCGGGAACGGCGCTTTTCGCCGGATTTGATGAAATCGGAAGTGCGTTACATGGCTAAGAATTATGATGTGATTATTATTGGCGCAGGCCCTGCGGGGATTTTCACTGCGCTGGAAATCGCAGATACGGGCCTTTCTGTGCTGATTCTTGAAAAAGGGCTGGATATCCGCGATCGTATCGCTTTGAACAAGAACGGGACGGCGCCGGCGAGCGACAGGCGCGCGAATATTGTCTCCGGCTGGGGCGGAGCGGGGGCTTTCTCTGACGGGAAGCTGACGCTGACGACGGATTACGGCGGCAATCTGGACGATTACATGAATAAGGGCGAATTGTCCCGCCTGATTTCCTACGTGGATTCCATTTACTGCCAGTTCGGCGGTGCAGACAGGAAGGTCTACGGGGATGAGCATCTGGAAGAGCTCCATGCGCTGAAGAGAAAGGCAGCTGCGGCTGACCTGGCTTTCATTCCTGCCCGCATCCGTCATTTGGGGACGGACGTGAACAGTGAAATTCTCTCCCATATGAGAGACAGCCTGCCGAATAATGTGACCGTCATCGCACAGACGCCGGTCGACACGATTCTGGCGGATAAGGACGGCAGCGTCCTTGGCGTTGTGGCTGGCGGAGAAACGTACCACTGCAAGTACCTCGTTTCCGCTCCGGGCCGTGACGGCGCTGAATGGTTTGCCGGCGAGGCGAAGCGCCTGGGCCTCAAGACGAAGTCGAATGCTGTCGACATCGGTGTCCGCGTAGAGTCTCCGGCTGAGATTTATGAACCGATCACCGACCTCTGCTATGAGTCCAAACTCGTTTATTTCTCTGAAGACTTCGACGACCGCGTCCGCACCTTCTGCATGAATCCGTACGGCTTCGTCGTCACGGAAAATAACAACGGCCTCATGACGGTCAACGGCCATTCTTATGCGAATAAGAAGAGCCAGAATACAAACTTTGCGATCCTCGTTTCCAAGCAGTTCACCGAACCTTTCCATGAACCGATCGAATACGGCAAGTATATCGCATCCCTGGCCAATATGCTGGGCGGCGGCCCGATCGTACAGCGTCTGGGCGACCTTCGCGACGGACGCCGTTCGACGCCGGAACGCATCAGGAGAGGCCTTGTTCAGCCGACAATGCCATCCGCTGCACCGGGAGATTTATCTTTGGTCTTGCCATATCGCTTCTTAAAGGATATTATGGGGATGTTCGAAGCGCTGGATAAGGTAGCGCCGGGAGCCAATTCGCGCCACACGCTTCTCTATGGCGTAGAAGTGAAGTTCTATTCCTCCCGGATCGAGCTGTCAAACAAGCTTGAAACAGTGATTCCTAATTTCTTTGCTATTGGTGATGGAGCCGGCATCACCAGGGGTCTTGCACAGGCCTCCGCAGCCGGCGTAGTCGTGGGTCGTGAAATTTGCGCCCGCATTGGTCAACCGAAAGGGGATATTTAAATGATTCCAAGGTACACACGCCCTGAAATGGGCAAGATTTGGGACGAAAGAAATGAATGGCAGACAATGCTGGATGTCGAGATCGCAGCCTGCGAAGCAAACGCGAAACTGGGCCGCATTCCTGAAGAAGCCGTCAAGGTCATCAAGGAAAAGGCAAACTTCGACGTAGACCGCATTCATGAAATCGACCATGAAATCAACCATGACATCATCGCTTTCCTGACAAACGTCGGCGAATACGTAGGCGATGAAGCCAAGTACATCCACATGGGCCTGACCTCCACCGATGTCAAGGATACCGGACTCAATGTCCAGATCAAACAGGCATCCCAGGTCCTCATTGCCGATCTGGAAAAACTCGCAGAAGTCCTGAAGAGAAGAGCTGTGGAATTCAAGTACACACCAACCATCGGCAGAACACACGGCGTCCATGCTGAACCGACCACCTTCGGCCTGAAGATTCTGCTCTGGTACTCCGAAACCCTCCGCAACATCGAAAGAATGAAACGTGCTGCTAAAGAAATGGCAGTCGGCAAACTCTCCGGTGCTGTCGGCACTTATGCGGATATCGATCCATTCGTAGAAACCTACGTATGCCAGAAACTCGGCCTCACTCCTGAAGTCGTAGCTACCCAGGTCGTTCAGCGCGATCACCATGCTGAATACATCACAACCCTCGGCGTCATTGCAGGCGTTCTTTCCCAGATCGCTCTGGAAGTCCGCCACCTGCAGAGAACCGAGGTCAGAGAAGCAGAAGAATACTTCAGCCCGAAACAGAAAGGCTCCTCCGCAATGCCACATAAGAGAAACCCGGTCAAATCCGAAAGAATCTGCGGCATGGCAAGAGTCATCCAGGGCTACAGCGTACCGGCATTCGAAGACATTCCGCTCTGGCATGAAAGAGATATTTCCCACTCTTCCGTAGAACGTGTCATCATTCCGGATGCTACCATCGCTCTTGACTACATCCTGGACCAGACGACCAGCCTGATCGACAAGCTCCTCGTTTATCCGGAAAAGATGATGGCTGACCTGAACCTCACCGGCGGCCTCATTTACAGCCCGAGAGTACTCCTGGCCCTCGTTGCCAAAGGCGCTTACAGAGACACCGCTTACCGCTGGGTACAGAGAAACGCTATGAAACGCTGGCTGCAGGGTGAAGATTTCTACGAAAACCTCTGCAAAGACGAAGACGTCAGAAAGTATCTGAACGAAGAAGAAATCAAGGCATGCTTCGACTACAAGCCGATGCTCGTCCATGTCGATGAAATCTTCGCAAGATTCGGACTTTAATCAAAAAGCTGAAGGCTTATGAGGATCCGCCTGCCAACGCGGGCGGATTTCTCACACATAAGCCGAAGAAGGAGCACCATTCATGAACTTGACAGTCATCCTTGTCATTATCCTCACGACCGTCCTTTTCGTTCTGAACTACCGCATGCTGCAGATGAAGAAGAACGTGACGAACATCGTGGACCAGATCGTCGCAGCCCACAGCCGCGATAAAAACTTCAAGAACCAGGAATTCCTGCACTACTACAAATCCAACGGCAACATCTGGCTCTCCGCCATGGAGCCGATGTTCAGGAAATCCCTCACGCTGAAAGCAGCCGTCTGCGTATTCAGCATCGTAGGCGCCCTCGTCATGATCGGCCTTGCCTACGTAGAGGACATCTACATCCTGGCCGTCTATCCCTTCCTTCTTCTCGTATTCCTCATCAAACTGGCGATGGACATCGAACTCGTCTCCTCTGATGACAAGAAAAACGCGAAGAAATCCATGTCCAACTACGTGAAACTCTACCCGAACGATCCCACAGCCAAGGGCATCAAAGAAGGCAAGACAGACAAACTCCACGTATGGTACATGACAGCCAAGAAAACCTCCGTCCAGACCGGCCGTCTGGGCAAAGGCGGCGAAGCCCAGGAAGCCATCGCCAAAGCACAGGAAGGCAAAGGCCCCAAAGGCCCGAGACCCCCAAGACCCGGATTCAGAAAACCAGGCAGAAGATAAAAAAACAAAAAGAGATGCACAACAAAACGCTGTGCATCTTTTTTATGTGGGGTTCTATACTCGCCTTCCCAGACGGGGAAGAATGCCTTTGACCTTGCTCTGGAAGAGAAGGTGCGCCGTATACCAGTTGATAGTAGCGGTAGCAATACAAATGTCTCATAAGTTAGTGTACGGGGCGGATGAGTTGCATTTCCTCAAGGCAAAGCCTTGGTTTTATGGTTTTCAAGAGGGTTGATTACCGACAGCCGTCAGGCTGGTTGTAAGGTTTTTTACGAACGAAGTTCGGTTTAAGGGTGTTTGACCTTGCCTCGTAGAGGAAGGTGGCGCGCATGCGCCGAATGAAGTTCATCTCCCGCGCAGCTTGCTGCGGTTGTAAGGGTTTTTACGAACGAAGTTCTGTTGTACGGTTTTCTAATCTCCAAAGCCCCCTCATCTCAGCTCCTTCTCCAGCTCTTCCAGCAGAATCTTTGCCGCCGGCGTGAATGCCTGGTACTTCTTCCATATGACATGCATGGGCGAGGAGAGCTCGGGGGAGAGCGGGATGAAGACGAGGCCGCTTCCCTTTCCTGTATGGACAAGATTGTCAAAGCCGATGGGGTATCCGAGTCCTTCTTTCACCATGAGCGTCGTATTAAAAAGAAGATCGTACGTCGCCGCGATGTGGAGGCGGGGCGTTTCTTCTCCGAACCAGGAAAGCAGTTCTTCCTGCATGCCCTGACGGGACACGATGAGAGGAAGCTCCTTCAATTCATCAAGTGTGATGCAGGATTTTCCTGCCAGCGGATCATCGTCCCTTGCAATGATGCCCCAGCAGTCCTTGTAGGGGACAGTGAGGCAGTTGTACTTGGAAAGATCGGCGCTCTGCACGATGACAGCCATGTCGAGGAGACCCTTGTCGATACGTTCCGTCACGGCATCCGTCCCGCTGCTGTAGAAATGGAAGTGGATATTCGGGTACCGCTTCTGCACCACGCGCGCAGCATGCATGAAAAAGGACAGCCCGGACGATTCCGCGCACCCGATGCGGATATCGCCGCCGGTGATTTCATCCAGTGATTTGAATTCAGAAGCCGTCTTGTCCACCATGTCGAGGATATCCTCCGCGCGTTTCCGGAGAAGCTGCCCTTCGTCCGTCAGATGGATGCGGTGGCTGCTCCTGACAAAAAGGGGCCGGCCCAGTTTCTCCTCCAGCTCCTTCAGCTGCCGTGACAGCGTCGGCTGCGACACGTGGAGAAAAGCCGCCGCCTTCGTGATATTCTCTTCCCTCGCCACTTCCAGAAAGTATCGTAATACACGGATTTCCATGGAACACCTCCTTATTTCTTCATTGTACAGGAAAGAGCAGGTATTTGAAATATGAATATCTAGGAATAATTAAAGAGTATTTTAAATATCTCGCAAAAATGAGTAGAATAAAGTCCTAAATGAAATATGGAAGGTGAACGACATGACAGAAAAGAAATTACCGCCCCTCGCACTGGGCGCATGGTCCTGGGGAGCCGGCATGGCTGGCGGAGACCAGGTTTTCGGAAATCACTACTTCGAGGACGACCTCCGTCCCGTTTTTGATAAAGCCATGGAAAAAGGACTGACCCTCTGGGACACGGCAGCTGTCTATGGAGAAGGAACGTCTGAAAGGATCCTGGGCAATTTCGTGAAGGACGTGCCAAGAGAAGACGTCCTCATTTCTACGAAATTTACCCCGCAGATCGCAGGCCCCGGGGAAGACGCCATGGAGAAGATGCTGGAGGGAAGCCTCTCCCGTCTTCACACGGACTACGTGGATATCTACTGGATCCACAACCCGATGGACGTCGAACGCTGGACGAAGGATCTCATCCCCCTCGCTAAGAGCGGAAAGATCAGGAAAATCGGCGTTTCTAATCATAACCTTGATGAAATCAAAAGAGCGCAGGAAATTCTGGCAGAAGGCGGACTTTCCATTTCCGCCATCCAGAACCATTACAGCCTCCTGCACCGCTCCTCTGAAAAAGCGGGCATCCTGGATTACTGCAAAGAGCACGGCATCACATTCTTCTCCTACATGGTATTGGAGCAGGGCGCGCTCTCCGGCAGGTACGACGAAGCGCATCCATTTCCTGAAGGAACAGGGCGCGGCAATTCCTATAATCCGTACTGGAAGGAGATCGGGAAACTCGTCGAAGCATTGAGGGAAATCGGAAGGGCGCATGAAGCAAAGCCGTCCCAGATCGCAGGCGCATGGGCGATTGCCAAAGGGACGCTTCCGATTATCGGCGTGACGAAAGTCTATCAGGTGGAAGAAGCCGCAAAGATGGCGGACATCCATCTGACCGGAGATGAAATCAGCAGCCTGGAAAGTCTGGCGGACAAGGCCGGCATTTCCACGCTCCGTGAATGGGAAAAGGAGATGGCATGATGAAAGTACTGGGCATTTGCGTAAGCGCAAGAAAGAACGGAAATACAGCAATCATGATGCGGAAGGTCTTCGAAGCGCTTGAAAAGGAAGGCATCGAGACCGAGCTCGTCCAGTTCGCCGGGACCGTCATCGAGCCGTGCAAAGCATGCTGGGCATGTGCAGGAAGAGGAAACTGCGTCCATAAGAACGACTGCTTCCGCGAAGTCTTTGAAAAGATGAAAGAAGCCGACGGCGTGCTCCTGGGCTCCCCGTCCTATTCCGCCAATGTATCCTCCAACATGCAGGCATTCCTCGAAAGAGCCGCCGTCGTCTGCGACCTGAACCCGGGCCTCGTGAAGCATAAAGTAGGCGCCGCCGTCGCCGCTGCCAGAAGAGCCGGCCCCCTGCAGGCCATCGACACCATGAACCATTCCTTCCTGAACCATGAAATGATCGTCGCAGGATCGACCTACTGGAACATGGCCTACGGAAGACTTCCGGGAGAAGTCGAAAAAGACGAAGAAGGCATGGCCAACATGCAGAACCTCGGAGAAAACATGGCATTCCTCCTGAAAGCCATCGAAAAAGCGAAAGAAAATAATTGAGACACCAAAAAAGGATGTACATGGGATTTCCCGCTGTACATCCTTTTCATTTTCAGAAGGAAGAATCGATTCATTTCTCCCTCCTTTTTACTGATCCTTGAGATGCTGGTACATGACCCTTGCAAAAGTTTCGGCCTTGGCCAGATCCTCATCATTCGGATGCCTCGCTGAGCCTGAGAGGAGGCAGCACTCACTCAGGATTCTCGTC is a genomic window of Veillonellaceae bacterium containing:
- a CDS encoding aldo/keto reductase, with product MTEKKLPPLALGAWSWGAGMAGGDQVFGNHYFEDDLRPVFDKAMEKGLTLWDTAAVYGEGTSERILGNFVKDVPREDVLISTKFTPQIAGPGEDAMEKMLEGSLSRLHTDYVDIYWIHNPMDVERWTKDLIPLAKSGKIRKIGVSNHNLDEIKRAQEILAEGGLSISAIQNHYSLLHRSSEKAGILDYCKEHGITFFSYMVLEQGALSGRYDEAHPFPEGTGRGNSYNPYWKEIGKLVEALREIGRAHEAKPSQIAGAWAIAKGTLPIIGVTKVYQVEEAAKMADIHLTGDEISSLESLADKAGISTLREWEKEMA
- the purB gene encoding adenylosuccinate lyase, giving the protein MIPRYTRPEMGKIWDERNEWQTMLDVEIAACEANAKLGRIPEEAVKVIKEKANFDVDRIHEIDHEINHDIIAFLTNVGEYVGDEAKYIHMGLTSTDVKDTGLNVQIKQASQVLIADLEKLAEVLKRRAVEFKYTPTIGRTHGVHAEPTTFGLKILLWYSETLRNIERMKRAAKEMAVGKLSGAVGTYADIDPFVETYVCQKLGLTPEVVATQVVQRDHHAEYITTLGVIAGVLSQIALEVRHLQRTEVREAEEYFSPKQKGSSAMPHKRNPVKSERICGMARVIQGYSVPAFEDIPLWHERDISHSSVERVIIPDATIALDYILDQTTSLIDKLLVYPEKMMADLNLTGGLIYSPRVLLALVAKGAYRDTAYRWVQRNAMKRWLQGEDFYENLCKDEDVRKYLNEEEIKACFDYKPMLVHVDEIFARFGL
- a CDS encoding GNAT family N-acetyltransferase → MKIRKSTLSDESDVKALWGYCFEPPTDPFFQWYFKELAKPEEILVGENQGSIACDLHRRPYDLSIRGLRYPVDYIVGVATHPAARMRGYAKELIRGEFHLALKEDKPFVILMPSAASFYLPMGFGFYAHQWERSAAPEKLAALGRRADSCRTLTSSNDWKDLASIYREYTKKRNGWAYRDEVSWEKHIDAQLLEGYIAVTYDRKGPSGYLFYTLDDRKLIASEMAFKNEAGRKALYAFMAGHQGSVDTCVWYEPLDDHSFRYWQDGAEHTYIKNRTFSFMLGRVIDPVIAFDGLPCSKEIKGEIAFQLIDSFLPENSGIYVLRAEDGRIHALKEDVFYDLKCHIEDISGLRLGSVPDPVFSIDAGSLAELFMGAADLSELVEAERATILLSDDEAAEKAVDLAVAMLPRERNWINEWF
- a CDS encoding FAD-dependent oxidoreductase translates to MAKNYDVIIIGAGPAGIFTALEIADTGLSVLILEKGLDIRDRIALNKNGTAPASDRRANIVSGWGGAGAFSDGKLTLTTDYGGNLDDYMNKGELSRLISYVDSIYCQFGGADRKVYGDEHLEELHALKRKAAAADLAFIPARIRHLGTDVNSEILSHMRDSLPNNVTVIAQTPVDTILADKDGSVLGVVAGGETYHCKYLVSAPGRDGAEWFAGEAKRLGLKTKSNAVDIGVRVESPAEIYEPITDLCYESKLVYFSEDFDDRVRTFCMNPYGFVVTENNNGLMTVNGHSYANKKSQNTNFAILVSKQFTEPFHEPIEYGKYIASLANMLGGGPIVQRLGDLRDGRRSTPERIRRGLVQPTMPSAAPGDLSLVLPYRFLKDIMGMFEALDKVAPGANSRHTLLYGVEVKFYSSRIELSNKLETVIPNFFAIGDGAGITRGLAQASAAGVVVGREICARIGQPKGDI
- a CDS encoding flavodoxin family protein, giving the protein MMKVLGICVSARKNGNTAIMMRKVFEALEKEGIETELVQFAGTVIEPCKACWACAGRGNCVHKNDCFREVFEKMKEADGVLLGSPSYSANVSSNMQAFLERAAVVCDLNPGLVKHKVGAAVAAARRAGPLQAIDTMNHSFLNHEMIVAGSTYWNMAYGRLPGEVEKDEEGMANMQNLGENMAFLLKAIEKAKENN
- a CDS encoding YybS family protein, which translates into the protein MNPAVRRTKYLTEAAAAAAIAALLVLLKLLAPFLVFVTMIAAAVPIAIICDFHGMKWGLGTCVAEVLIVNMFGGPEIGLTTAFYAAALGLAMGYGFRHKLSYAKTLNLTALAYIVEMSYKIVFSIYILGIADALSSMIDRLVTFVRWAWQPLSQIFGFDPDPGKTVFTTSGIIMVALIFVLNAYCYAYLNLEIGSDILKRIKAGRRE
- a CDS encoding GIY-YIG nuclease family protein, which translates into the protein MSEETTEKEERKYFTYMVRCADGSLYTGFTVDDVHRRVAVHNSGKGARYTRSRLPVVLAWYREWGTEHEARSMEYRLKRMKKEEKEAMAASFGEEKT
- a CDS encoding metal-dependent transcriptional regulator, which encodes MTSGKEDYLKAIYLISESHELVTNKELSNMLHVSPPSVSEMITKLQKQGYVDYTAYKGSKMTRKGRREAGRLLRYHSLWEVFLVEKLDFSWSEAHEIAEGLEHQTTEPLSERLDNFLDHPVHTPRGDPIPRKDGSRSGITHRLLSDLEVGEMSHIRRVMEDYTLMDYVQGKNIGIDMEVTVKEKEPYEGPILLSTPIGDISLSYKAAQQIFVDDD
- a CDS encoding LysR family transcriptional regulator, with product MEIRVLRYFLEVAREENITKAAAFLHVSQPTLSRQLKELEEKLGRPLFVRSSHRIHLTDEGQLLRKRAEDILDMVDKTASEFKSLDEITGGDIRIGCAESSGLSFFMHAARVVQKRYPNIHFHFYSSGTDAVTERIDKGLLDMAVIVQSADLSKYNCLTVPYKDCWGIIARDDDPLAGKSCITLDELKELPLIVSRQGMQEELLSWFGEETPRLHIAATYDLLFNTTLMVKEGLGYPIGFDNLVHTGKGSGLVFIPLSPELSSPMHVIWKKYQAFTPAAKILLEELEKELR